In Chitinophaga oryzae, the sequence ACCGTTTCCATTTGTCACGGCCCTGGTTGAGGTCTCCATTGTTAAACGGCGTGTCGTCGTCCCACTTAATGCTGGAAGAACCAGTTGTAGTACCGGCCACAGTAGTGGCTTCGTACTTGTTCTTCCCTGCAACCCCGAATGCAAAATACGGGCCTACGCCTGCGAACAAACTAGCGTGCTCACCCACCGGCAGTTTTGCAACAAAGTTCAAGGGAACTTCAATGTAAGACGGATTCTGTGTGTACTTAGCGTAAGGATTGGTGACGGTCACATTGTTTTTGTCACCAACTTCGGATTTCGTACCCTTGGTGGTATAAAACACCCCAGGCTGGAATGACAAAATACGGGGTACCAGCGGCAAATCCGCTATCACGCCGACATTGAAGCCGGACAGACTTTTGGCATCTTTCGTACTGCCGTCATTGCTGGTGGTGATATTGGCAAGGTTCCAGCCACCTTTAATGCCTACACGGGCCTGAGCCATCGCTGCAAAGGACAAGGTCATCGCTGCAAAGGAGAGAAAAATCGTCTTCTTGGTCATAACCTGAATTTTTGGTCCGCGTCCCAAAATTCAAAGAGTATGCCAAAAGAATGTTAATTTAATATAAATAATTGATTATCAATATAAAACGAGGTATATATTCTACGTTCTACACCCTGTTTTCTACAGCTTCGCTGCTGTGGCTTTTTGCCCCGAACGCTCCAGAAAATCGTTCAGTTGCTCTACAGCGAGACGTTTGGCAACAATTTTCTTCCGCTCGTCCAGCAGATAAACTACCGGTGTGCTATAAACGTCATATAGCCGGCGGTAATTGGTGGAGTTGTCCGCATCCAGGGCGTGCACCCACCCGGTAAGGTGATGGTCCCTGATAAAAGATAACCACTCTTCGCGCGTGCCTTCCGTCTTGATACCGATCATCGCCACCCCTTTGTCTTTCCAGCTGGCTTTGAAAGCGGAGTCGAGCCGGGGCAGCTCTGTCTTACAGTGCCCGCAGGTTGGGTCCCAGAACACCAGCACGGTATATTTCGCTTTTGTTTTATAAAGGGAGACAGGTTTGGACGCGGTATCTTTCAATTCCAGCGGCGCCGCCTGCTGGCCGATCAGATTAGGCGCCAGCGTATAGGCGCGGTTGATGATTTTATTGAGTTGTTCATCGTTCAGCCAGAAAGCGTCTCCCGGAACGTAGTATTTCTCCACCAGGTGCACAAATACGGCGTCCATACCCATGTAAGGTGAGCTTTCATAGTTGTAGGTCAGCCACCACAGCACATATTTAAAGGTTTCTTTGCTTTTGCGGGTACGGGCAAGGAGCGCGTCGCAGTCTGCAATAATAGAATCGGGCATATTCACCACCAGCTGGGAGAAATACTTTTTCAGCTTGGCCTCCAGTACCGGTGTTCTCACCAGCCGGTCGGTAGACAGCTCCACCTCATCCCAGTAGTGTCCTTTAAAGTAGCGGTAGGCAAAGGAAGAATCCTCCCCTTCCGGCTTTTGTGGTATCTCCGGTTCTTTCATTGCCTTGAAAATCGCCGACAGGATGGCTTCCGGGTGTTTGGACACCAGCTCCTGGCGGTATTCCTGCAGTTTTTTGCCCAGTTCCTGCTGCAACGGCGCCACCTTGGCGGAATCAGCGGCAGTGCGGGCCGTTTTCAACTGGTCGGTGATGCTGCGGGTCAGCGACTCCTGCCGGAACAGAAACCGGTTATAGGCCAGGAAAAGCTCGTTATCCGGCGACCCTTTGTAGACGGTTTTACCCACCAGGTCAGCCGTATCAATCGTCACACTGAAGAACTGCTGCTTATCGATCAGCGTTTCCACGTATTTCTGCCTGCCTGGCAGTACGATCAGGTAAATGCCGGGATACAGGGGCGTTTTTCCTTTCAGCACCACTTCACCGGCGGAATTTACCTCCGCCGAATCGGCCAGGTAGGTGGTCCGTCCCATGTAGTTGGCCAGGAACAGTTTGCCGCTGGTATAGTTCTTCAGCCGGATAGAAAGCTGATAGCCCTGCGCATGCAGGTGGAGCTGGATAGAGAGTGCTGTCAGAAGCAGGAGAAATATCTTACGCATAGGAATTGGTAACAATATGTAAAAATACAAGTAAAAAAGCTAACTGTGGTATCCTTTTACGGCCAACGATTCATGATTTCCTTTTACCTTTGCAGCCGTGAGGAAAAAAAACGTAGTAATAGAACATGTACCTGTATCCGGCTATGCCGCGGAAGGTAAGGCCCTGGCACGGCACGACGGTAAAGTTATCTTTATTGAAGGCGGCGTAATGCCCGGTGATATTGTGGACGTACGCCTGTCCAAAAATAAAAAAGACTGGGCGGAAGGCAAAGCCGTTCATATACATAGTTACTCCGACAAGCGTATTACCCCGTTCTGCCAGCATTTCGGCACCTGTGGCGGCTGTAAATGGCAGATGATGCCCTACAGCCTGCAGCTGGAATACAAGCAGCAGCAGGTAGCAGACCATCTGCAGCGGATCGGCAAGCTGGAGCTCCCTCCCATGAGCCCTATCCTCGGCTCGGCCCATACGGAGCACTACCGCAACAAACTGGAGTTTACCTTCAGCAACAAGGCTTACCTCACCAACGAGGAGGTGCGCGCCCTCAACGGCGAAATCCCCGTCCGGCCGGCACTGGGCTTCCATGTGCCCAAGCTGTTCGATAAGGTGCTCGACATCCAGACCTGCTATCTGATGCAGGAGCCGGTCAACCTTATCCGCAACACCATCCGGGAATACGCGATACAGCACGAGCTGTCTTTCTACGATATCCGCCTGCAGGAAGGCTGGCTGCGGAACCTGGTCGTACGTTTGTGTACCACCGGGGAAATCATGGTCAACCTGGTGATCCACCATGAAGACAAAGAAAACAGGGTGGCATTGCTGGACCATCTGCTGAAGACGGTACCTGCCATCACCACGCTGCTGTATACCATCAACCCGAAGAAAAACGACTCGATCTTCGACCTGGACCCCAAAGTTTATTTCGGGAAAGGTTATGCAGAAGAGAAGCTGGAGGACTTTGTTTTTAAAATTGGTCCGAAATCTTTCTTCCAGACAAACACCTACCAGGGAGAAGTGTTATACAAAGTAACCCGCGACTTTGCAGGGCTGACTGGTTCGGAAATTGTGTACGACCTGTATTGTGGTACTGGCAGTATCGGTATTTTTGTATCCCGGCAGGCCAGGAAAGTGGTAGGCATCGAACTGATCAAAGAAGCGATCGACGATGCCCGCGAAAATGCCGCCATGAACCAGGTAGACAACGCCGAATTTTTTGCCGGCGACGTAGTGGACATCTGTGACGACGCCTTTTTTGCGCATCACGGACAGCCGGATGTGATCATCACCGACCCTCCACGGGCAGGTATGCACGAAAAGCTGGTCAACAAGCTGCTGGAAATTGCTGCCCCAAAAATCGTATATGTAAGCTGTAACCCGGCTACACAGGCCAGAGACCTGGCATTGCTGGATGCACTGTACACGGTGGAAAAGGTACAACCCGTAGATATGTTTCCGCATACGCACCATATCGAAAATGTGGTGTTACTGAAGAAAAGAGAAAATAATCAGCAATAATGAACGAGTACAGGCCCGGAAAATTTCAGTTTTTACCCCTTGTGATCAAAAATCTGTTGATCATTAACGGGTTGGTTTGGTTGGTACAGATCACCCTGCTCAAGCGGTATGGGTATGACATGAACGACCTTTTTGCCCTTCATTACTGGGGATCACCGGGATTCCGGCCTCATCAGTTCATTACCCACCTGTTCATGCACTCTACCAGTGACTTCTGGCATTTGTTCATGAACATGTTTACCCTCTGGATGTTTGGTTCCACCCTGGAAAACCGGTGGGGTTCCAAACGTTTTCTGATTTTCTACATGATCTGCGGCCTCGGCGCATCGCTCTGTTACATGGGTGTGCTCACCTATGAGAACATGACGCTGACCAAATATGCCAATGCTTTCCTGGACAATCCTACCTTCGATAATTTTGTGGCGCTGGACCGCAAGTTCCACCTGGACAATGCCAATGTGAGCATGAATGACATGAAGGAGGCCATTGCACAGGGCAACCAGTTTGCCATCGACATGGCAAAAATCTATGTCAAACAATACATGCTTGCTTATAGCAACAGTATCGTGGTAGGCGCTTCCGGCGCTGTATACGGTATCCTGTTCGCCTTTGGTTACCTCTTCCCCAACGCTATTATCTTCCTGTATTTCTTCCCCGTAAAAGCCAAATACTTCGTGGCCTTTATGATCCTTACGGAAGTATGGGCCGGCGTACAAAACGCACCGGACGATAATGTAGCCCACTTTGCGCACCTGGGCGGCGCACTTTTTGCGTACCTGCTGCTCAGAGGCTGGAATAAAAGAAACCGAACGGATTTTTATTGACGCAAGACTTTATTAAGCCGTAATTTTGTATTGTAAATTACTTGTACCATGCATGCGTTGGAAAAAGAGAAAATGCCACGTCTCTCCCTTGGGGAAGAACGGAATATGGTCACCCAGTTAGTGGTTGTTAATCTTACTGTTTTTATATTCCTGCTTTTCGCCAAGGTGATCTATACCATGGAAGTAGGGAAAGAAGGAGATGCCCTTTTCTATAAAAATATTATGAACTGGCTGCGGCTGCCGGCTGATCCTTCCCAACTGCTGGCGCGCCCGTGGACACTGCTTACCTCCCTTTTCTCCCATATAGAAGTGTGGCAGGTATTCACCAACATGGTATGGCTGTGGTGTTTCGGCACTTTCCTGCAGCATATCGCCGGTCATCAGCGGATACTCCCTGTGTACCTGTTTGGCGGCCTGGTGGGCAACCTCTTTTATATCCTCGGCGTTCAGGCTATTCCCGGCCTTCATACCCTGCTGCCCAACGCAGCCACCATGGGGTCTTCCCCCAGTATAGTGGCCATGGCAGCCGGTGCTACGCTGATTTCTCCGCGCTACCGGATCTTCCCGTTGCTGGCGGGCGGCATCCCCCTCTGGATCATCACCATTGTATACGCAGGCCTCTCCATCGGCACCAGCGTGTCCAGCCCGGGCGGCATCGCCTACCTGGTACAGCTCACCGGCGGCGCCATCGCCGGACTGCTGTTTATGTACAGCTGGAAAAAAGGGCATGACTGGGGCGCAGGGTTCAACCATCTGCTGTTTAAACTGACACACGTTTTCCATCCTGCCGCTCAACAGATAGATCCCAACCACCCGAAAAGCGCCGCTAAGATCGTCGCCAGGCTGGAAAGTCAGCCTTACCGCAAAATCGGGCAGGTGCCGGAACAGCGGCTCAATGAAATCCTTGATAAGATCAACGAAATGGGCCTCGACTCCTTATCGCCTGAAGAGCGGGAAACGCTGCTCCGTGCGGGAGAAAACTAGGCATTCAGGAATTTGGTTATTTTTTTATTGGGTTATTCAGGTATTTAGTGACGATGGGATTATTAATACGCAAGTTGCGGATTAATATAATAACTTACCCTTCCCAATACCTAAATAAAAAATATCCAAACAGATGTCCATGAAGTTTGTTTGCTCTTTATTCATCCTTATCTTACTAACAAGCGCCTGGTTGCCGCTGCTCAACCCGGGACGTTATTGGGTTTCCGGATTTGCCGCCCTCGTTTTCCCCATCGTTTTTCTCTTTTGCCTGTTAACATTGCCGCTTTTGTGGTTTTGGCGGCAGCAGAAAAAGTACTTTTTTGCGCTGGGCATTGCGCTGGCGCTCTGCATACGCCCCGCTTTAAATACCTGGGGGCTTCATTTTTCGCCGAAGACGGACCTTCGTATTGAAGCCGGCAGCAACGACTTTACCCTGATGACATACAACAGCAGCAGCATGGGCCTGCAGGGGTATAAAATCAACCAGTCGCTCCGTTCCGCCATCTTCCGGCAGATTGCGGACGCCTCGCCGGATATCGTCTGCCTGCAGGAGTTTTACACCAACGACGGCCCCGACAAGTCGCACAATATCGACTCACTGCGGCAGATCGGCCAGTATCCTTACCATTATTTCGCCCCTGACCATACTAACTGGGACACATGGCATTACGGCATAGCGCTGTTCTCCCGCTACCCTGTTGCAGCCGCCACGATGATCCTCAGCGACAGCCTGGCTCCCCGCAGCGGCCGCAGTTTCCTGCAGGCGGATGTAATAGTCCATGGCGATACCCTTAGAATTTTCAGCGTTCAGTTCACTTCGTATATGCTTGAACGTAGCGATCTCCGGTTAACCGGTTTACAACAGCTGATGAACCTTGGCAGTAAAATGAAGGCTACCTTCCGGCGCAGGGCTTCACAAGTGGAACAGCTAAAGGCGCTGATAGCGGCCAGTCCCTATCCGGTGATCGTGGCCGGAGATTTTAACGACACGCCGGCATCCTACAGTTACCGCGTTGCTGCCGCCGGGCTACAGGACGCCTTCCTGGCCACCGGGACGGGATGGGGCCGGACGCTCTCCTACCTGTCGCCCACCCTGCGTATCGATTACATCCTGCCGGACCGGCATTTCAGCATCAAAGGATGCCGGGTGCCGGAAATGCCGCAGTCAGAGCATTTCCCGGTTATATCCCGTCTGTCGTTGAAAAAACATTAACTTTATTCATTCAACAAACGTGGAAACGCGGTGCGATTTTTAAGACTATTTACGAAGGGCTTTTTTGTATTCATCAACGTTGGAGTGGTGGTGCTGTTTCTTGCCGCCTGCCTTGCACCGTATATTTCACCGGCCTGGTTCTGGCCTATCAGCTTCATTACGCTGGCTTTTCCCTTTTTACTGGGACTGTTGGTGATATTTCTGGGGGGGTGGTTGTTTTTCAACTACAAATATGCTTTTTTATCGCTCACCGCCCTGTTTCTCGGCTGGAAGTCCATCAGCGCTTTCCTGGCATTTAACCTGCCGTCCGGTAATAAACCGGCGCCGGCGGCGCAAAGTCTGACCGTGATGAGCTATAACGTCAGCCAGTTCGGCCTGTACCGCGAAAAAGACAGTAAATACAACCGGCAGGCCATGTTTGCGCTGATCAAAAAGCAGGAGCCGGACGTTGCCTGCTTCCAGGACTTTTACACGTCCGAGCGGAAAAACGATTTTAATAACCGGGAGGATATTTCCCGGGAGATGAAAATGCCGTTCCGTTTCTTTTCGAGCGACTTTAACCGCAACGGGATGCAGCACTGGGGTTCCATCATCTTTTCAAAATACCCTATTATTGCATCAGACAAAGTGAAAATGAGCATGGGCCCTTTGAGTGAAAGCCTGATTTATGCAGATATTGTAAAGGACGATGATACCATCCGGATTGTCAATATGCACCTGGAGTCGTACCGTTTCAACGAAAAAGACTATACCGATATTCGCAAGATCAAAAACCAGGAAGATACCGGCCTGGTGGCGACGAAGAACATCATTCAGAAAATGCGCGAGGCGTATATACGCCGCAGTCAGCAAGCCGATATTGTAGGTAATTTTATCCGGCAGAGCCCTTACCCGGTGATTGTATGCGGAGATTTTAACGACACCCCGGCGTCGTATACCTATTTCACGATCAAAGGCAACCTTCAGGACGCTTTCCTGAACAAGGGCTGGGGCGTAGGCCGCACGTTTAACGGGATAGCCCCCACCCTGCGCATTGACTATGTGTTTGCCAGCACTGATTTTAAGGTCAACAGTTTTCGGAGAATCATATCCGACCTGTCCGACCACTATCCGGTCATCGCCAACCTCAGCCTTGTCGGCAGCGGCGTGCAGGAAGTAGAAGTAAACAAATAAGTATAATTATGAAAATGTTTAATATTTTGAGATCTGACCGATGTTGTTTCCGGACTTTTTACTTACAACTGGAACAATATTTATCTTTGCCATCCACCACCGGAAAAAAGGCCTGTTGCCTGTAACAGGTCCCCGGAAATCTTAATTACAGCATATGTCAGAACTCAAAATATACAATTCAATACACCGCCAGAAAGAAGTATTCACCCCGCTGCATCCCGGCCACGCAGGCATGTACGTTTGCGGGCCTACCGTATCCGGAGAATCCCATCTCGGCCATGCCCGCCCGTATATCACTTTTGACGTGGTATACCGCTACCTGCAGTTCCTGGGTTATAAAGTACGTTACGTACGCAATATCACCGACGCCGGCCACTTTGAGGAGGAAGGCCGCGCGGCGGAAGACAAAGTTTCCAAATCCGCCGTACTGGAGAAACTGGAACCTATGGAGCTGGTGCAGAAATACACCAACCTGTTCCACTGGGCCATGCTGCAGTTCGGCAACCTAGAACCGAGCATCGAACCTACCGCTACCGGTCATATTATCGAGCAGATAGAGATGATCAAAAAGATCATAGAGAAGGGTTATGCCTATGAAGTGGACGGCAGCGTGTATTTCGACGTAAAGAAATACGCCGCCGGCTATGACTACGGTATCCTTAGCGGCCGTGTGCTGGAAGACATGCTCGAAACCACCCGCGAGCTCGAAGGCCAGGACGAAAAGCGCAACAAAGCGGATTTTGCCCTGTGGAAAAAAGCGCCGCCGGAGCATATCATGCGCTGGCCGAGCCCCTGGGGCGAAGGCTTCCCCGGCTGGCATATCGAGTGCTCTGCCATGAGCGCCAAATACCTGGGCCATCAGTTCGATATCCATGGCGGCGGTATGGACCTCCAGTTCCCCCATCACGAGTGCGAAATAGCGCAGAGCGAGATCGCCCACGGCGAGATGATGGCGCGTTACTGGATGCACAACAATATGATCACCATCAACGGCCGCAAAATGGGCAAAGCTTATGGCAACACCATCAAGCTTACGGAAATGTTCACCGGCGAAAACCCGCAGCTGGACAAGGCCTACAGCCCCATGACCATCCGTTTCTTCGTATTGCAAACGCACTACCGCAGCACGCTCGACTTCTCCAATGAAGCGCTGCAGGCTGCCGAAAAAGGGTTGCAACGCCTCTGGGCAGCCTATGAAACGCTGCAGAAACTGAGCTATACCTCCGACGGCGCCGCCCTCAACGAGGAGCTGGATAAACAGGTGCGCACCTGGTGCCAGGAATGCGCTGAGTTCATGAACGACGACTTCAACACCGCCAAGGTGCTGGCCAACCTGTTTGAGCTGACGCCTGTTATCAACTCCCTGAAAGGCGGCCAGATCAAAATGCATGAAATCAGCGAAGACACGTTCCGGTTGCTGCAACAAACCTGGAAGACTTACCTGGTAGACATCCTCGGCGTACAACAACCGCCGGCCAGCAGCGACGACCAGTTACTGGACGGCGTACTGCAGATGCTGATCTCCATGCGTAAGGAAGCCAAAGGCCGCAAGGACTACGCTACTTCCGACCGTATCCGCAATGAATTGCTGGGCATCGGCATACAGCTCAAGGATGAAAAAGACGGTAACGTCACTTATAGCGTTCAATAAGCAAATACCCACTGATAATAATGCGTAAAGTTCTTAGCATGTTGACAACGCTGGCCCTCCTGGCCGGCGCTTGTCAGCAGCCATCTCCAAAAACAGACAACACCGTTGACAGCACCGGCGCCAGTAAAGTGGCCAAACTGAATGTGCCGGTACCGGCGTTCAATGCGGATTCTGCCTACGCCTATACGGCGAAGCAGGTGAGCTTCGGACCGAGGATACCCAATACGCCCGCACAGCAGCATTGCGCCGACTGGATGATCAGCACCCTGAAACAATGGGCAGACACCGTATATGTGCAACGTACCACGGTGGAAGGTCCGAATAAAGAGAAACTGCCCTGTATCAATATTATCGCCAGCTTCAACCCTGCCGCCAAACAGCGCGTGCTGCTGCTGGCGCACTGGGATACCCGCCCCTGGGCCGATGAAGACGCCTTTGACAAGAAAGGCAAGCTGGACGGCGCAGACGACGGCGCCAGCGGCGTAGGCGTACTCATGGAGACCGCCCGCCAGTTCAGGGCACATAAGCCCGAAGCCGGCGTAGACATCCTGCTGGTAGACGTAGAGGATTACGGCGTTAAAGACAACGAAAACTCTTTCTGCCTCGGTACCCAGTACTGGGCTAAAAACCCGCATATAAAGGGCTATAAAGCCAATTACGGCATCCTGCTGGACATGGTAGGCGGCCGCGGCTCCCAGTTTTACATGGAAGGCTCTTCCCAGCAATATGCTTACGGTCCTATGAAAATGTTCTGGGACGTCGCCAACCAGCTGGGCTATTCCGACTATTTCCGGTACGAGAAGAACGGGTCTTACATTACCGACGATCACATTTATGTAAATACCATGGCCAATATCCCGACTTTTGATATCATCGCCTGGCAGGCCAGCGGCAACTTTGCGCCGCACTGGCATACCCAGGGGGATAACATGAGCGTGATTGACACCAGGACGTTAAAAGCAGTAGGACAAACTATCCTGCAGGTCATCTACAATCAGCCATTCTCCTATTAATGGCCCTTGCCGGAGTGCAGGATAGCGGATATAATCATTTAATCAATCGTTTATGCCCAGACCGTCAGGCACTCCGGTAACGGAGCATGCTTATATCTCCCATCTCAGCAAAGACAAAAAACTGCAGAAGATCATCAGCGGGCCGCTGGCTGTGCGGGCAAAGCAGAAAAACTTCCCGCTGCGCCTTATTGGCGCCATTATGGCCCAACAGCTCTCCACCAGGGTGGCCGATGTGATCTATGCCCGTTTCCTGGCCCTTTATGGCAATAAAGAACCAACGCCTCAGCAGGTAGCCGCCACCCCGCCGGAAAAGCTCCGTGCCATCGGGTTGTCCAACGCCAAAGTCTCCTATGTGCACAATGTGGCCAACTTCTTCATCGCACAGAAGCTCACCGATGCCAGGCTGCATAAAATGGACGACGAAGCCGTCATGCTGTGCCTTACCCAGATCAAAGGAGTAGGCCGGTGGACCGTGGAAATGCTGCTCATGTTCCACCTGCACCGCGAAGATGTTTTCTCCGTCGACGACCTGGGCATACAGCAGGCGATGGCCCGTTTGTACAAGCTGGACACCACCGATAAGAAAGCTTTCCGCGAGAAAATGAAAACCATCTCCGCCAAATGGTCGCCCTACCGGACCCATGCCTGCCGCTATCTCTGGCAATGGAAAGATCAATAAGCATGTAAATACATTGCGTACTGCCGTTGTAAATTTGTATCATGAGTTTGCAGGGAAGCCTTTTTGAAGAGCCCGACGCCGGGAATGCCATCCACCTGAAGAACGGAGAACTGGCTTATTATCCGTGCTTTTTTAAGCCCGCGGAAAGTGATGTTTACTATCAGACGTTACTGGATACGATCGACTGGAAACAGGAATCGATGAACATGTATGGCAAACAGGTGTTATTTCCGCGGTTGATGGCCTGGTATGGAGACGCTGCCACTTCCTACAGTTTTTCCGGTAATACCTTTGAACCTCGTCCGTGGACGGCAGCGCTACAGGAGATACGCGACCGTATTACCAACGTCGCCCAAACCAGTTTCAACAGTGTATTGCTCAACCTTTACCGCAGCGGCAGCGACTCTATGGGCTGGCATGCCGACGATGAGCCGGAACTGGGGCCCCATCCGGTAATCGCCTCTGTCAACTTCGGCGCCTCCCGCCGTTTTTTATTACGCTATAAAAATGATCATCACCTGAAACATGAAATTTTGCTGGAACATGGCTCCCTCCTGGTCATGAAAGGGACACTGCAGCAATACTGGGAACATCAGGTACCCAAAACAAACCGGCAGATCTCCGGAAGGATCAACCTTACCTTCCGCTTTATCCACCCATAAAACCATATACACCTGCTATGAACAACCTTATTTTGTTAATCGGAAATGATATCAACAACATTTCCAGCGGACAAAGCTGGAAAGACCTGCTGCAGGATATCATCACCTTCTGTCATACAGGAGACTGCGTGGAACTGGACGACAAAAAACCATTCCCGCTACTGTATGAAGAGGTTTTTTTAACCGCCATCAAAAGAGAAAAACTCCGGGAAAGGGAACTGAAAGCTTTCATCGCCATCAAAGCCGCCGAAATTAAAGCCAATGGCATCCATGCTGCCATCAGGGCCCTGAAACCGGCGCATATCCTGACCACCAACTATGAGTTTACCCTTGAAGGCAGGACTCCTTATGAAAACACCAGTCTTATCAATGAAAAATTTTACAGCATCTTCCGCCGGTATACCATGGACGATATCCATTACTGGCATATCCATGGCGACTGCCTCAACCCCATGAGTATCAACCTTGGCTTTGAGCACTATGGCGGCCAGTTGCAGCTGATGCGTAACTATGTGGTAAGCGGGACCTTCTACTCCAGCAAAGAAGTACCAAAGGCATCCTTACTGCGACGCATACACGCCAAACAGGTGTACTATCACTCGTGGATAGACTTTTTCTTTACCCATGACATCCACATCTTCGGACTGTCGCTCGATTTTGTGGAAACAGACCTCTGGTGGCTGCTCACTTACAGGGCGCGTCAGAAATTTCATCATAAAAATGTACCGGTGCACAACACCCTCTACTATTACATCCCGGAAGAACTGGTGCCTGCCTCCAAATTCAAGCTGGACCTCCTTACCGCCAATGATGTAAAGGTGATCAGCCTGCCGGGAAAAGATAAACTGGCCTACTACACCAGCATCATACAGCGGATAGGTAAACGGAAATCGTCCTGAAAGCTGTAACATTCTGTATGCTGGCAGCGTTTTTGCAAACAGAAGGTATTCTGACAAAAGTAAACCGTCAGGTACCTTTTGTTGTTAAAGATTAAAATCACAATTATGTTTCTTGAATTAGCATTGACGCTGGCTACGACACTGATGACGCCCCTGAAGCCTGTACAAAAGCAGCAGTCCCCAAAAAATCAGACAATCTATGTGAAAGAATCCAAGGAGCCATGTACCGGCGTAGCGCCCATGGAATGCCTGCAGATCAAAGGCGTGAAGGATACCGAATGGTCTAACCTGTACACCGGCATTGAAGGATTTAAATATACGCCCGGCTATCGTTACAAACTGCTGGTAAGAGTAACGCCTGTTAAAAATCCACCGGCCGACGGCTCTTCCATCAGGTACACCCTGCGGAAAGTACTGGAGAAGAAAAAAATAACCGCCACTCCTGAAAAAGGCTCCCCGTGGGCGTTTATCGCCAGCAAAAGATGGAATCTTATTAAACTCGGAGACAGCACGCTCACACAATCCGGCATCTGGATAGAGTTTGATCCGGCAGCAAAACGTTTCCATGGTAAAGGCGGTTGCAATCGTATTTCCGGAGGTTACCA encodes:
- a CDS encoding TlpA family protein disulfide reductase, which gives rise to MRKIFLLLLTALSIQLHLHAQGYQLSIRLKNYTSGKLFLANYMGRTTYLADSAEVNSAGEVVLKGKTPLYPGIYLIVLPGRQKYVETLIDKQQFFSVTIDTADLVGKTVYKGSPDNELFLAYNRFLFRQESLTRSITDQLKTARTAADSAKVAPLQQELGKKLQEYRQELVSKHPEAILSAIFKAMKEPEIPQKPEGEDSSFAYRYFKGHYWDEVELSTDRLVRTPVLEAKLKKYFSQLVVNMPDSIIADCDALLARTRKSKETFKYVLWWLTYNYESSPYMGMDAVFVHLVEKYYVPGDAFWLNDEQLNKIINRAYTLAPNLIGQQAAPLELKDTASKPVSLYKTKAKYTVLVFWDPTCGHCKTELPRLDSAFKASWKDKGVAMIGIKTEGTREEWLSFIRDHHLTGWVHALDADNSTNYRRLYDVYSTPVVYLLDERKKIVAKRLAVEQLNDFLERSGQKATAAKL
- a CDS encoding rhomboid family intramembrane serine protease, with the protein product MHALEKEKMPRLSLGEERNMVTQLVVVNLTVFIFLLFAKVIYTMEVGKEGDALFYKNIMNWLRLPADPSQLLARPWTLLTSLFSHIEVWQVFTNMVWLWCFGTFLQHIAGHQRILPVYLFGGLVGNLFYILGVQAIPGLHTLLPNAATMGSSPSIVAMAAGATLISPRYRIFPLLAGGIPLWIITIVYAGLSIGTSVSSPGGIAYLVQLTGGAIAGLLFMYSWKKGHDWGAGFNHLLFKLTHVFHPAAQQIDPNHPKSAAKIVARLESQPYRKIGQVPEQRLNEILDKINEMGLDSLSPEERETLLRAGEN
- a CDS encoding rhomboid family intramembrane serine protease, which gives rise to MNEYRPGKFQFLPLVIKNLLIINGLVWLVQITLLKRYGYDMNDLFALHYWGSPGFRPHQFITHLFMHSTSDFWHLFMNMFTLWMFGSTLENRWGSKRFLIFYMICGLGASLCYMGVLTYENMTLTKYANAFLDNPTFDNFVALDRKFHLDNANVSMNDMKEAIAQGNQFAIDMAKIYVKQYMLAYSNSIVVGASGAVYGILFAFGYLFPNAIIFLYFFPVKAKYFVAFMILTEVWAGVQNAPDDNVAHFAHLGGALFAYLLLRGWNKRNRTDFY
- the rlmD gene encoding 23S rRNA (uracil(1939)-C(5))-methyltransferase RlmD translates to MRKKNVVIEHVPVSGYAAEGKALARHDGKVIFIEGGVMPGDIVDVRLSKNKKDWAEGKAVHIHSYSDKRITPFCQHFGTCGGCKWQMMPYSLQLEYKQQQVADHLQRIGKLELPPMSPILGSAHTEHYRNKLEFTFSNKAYLTNEEVRALNGEIPVRPALGFHVPKLFDKVLDIQTCYLMQEPVNLIRNTIREYAIQHELSFYDIRLQEGWLRNLVVRLCTTGEIMVNLVIHHEDKENRVALLDHLLKTVPAITTLLYTINPKKNDSIFDLDPKVYFGKGYAEEKLEDFVFKIGPKSFFQTNTYQGEVLYKVTRDFAGLTGSEIVYDLYCGTGSIGIFVSRQARKVVGIELIKEAIDDARENAAMNQVDNAEFFAGDVVDICDDAFFAHHGQPDVIITDPPRAGMHEKLVNKLLEIAAPKIVYVSCNPATQARDLALLDALYTVEKVQPVDMFPHTHHIENVVLLKKRENNQQ
- a CDS encoding porin family protein; this translates as MTKKTIFLSFAAMTLSFAAMAQARVGIKGGWNLANITTSNDGSTKDAKSLSGFNVGVIADLPLVPRILSFQPGVFYTTKGTKSEVGDKNNVTVTNPYAKYTQNPSYIEVPLNFVAKLPVGEHASLFAGVGPYFAFGVAGKNKYEATTVAGTTTGSSSIKWDDDTPFNNGDLNQGRDKWKRFDWGGNVQVGAEISNFLISAQYGIGFAKVYSGEINSTDNKDKNRVFSVSVGYLFGGK
- a CDS encoding endonuclease/exonuclease/phosphatase family protein: MKFVCSLFILILLTSAWLPLLNPGRYWVSGFAALVFPIVFLFCLLTLPLLWFWRQQKKYFFALGIALALCIRPALNTWGLHFSPKTDLRIEAGSNDFTLMTYNSSSMGLQGYKINQSLRSAIFRQIADASPDIVCLQEFYTNDGPDKSHNIDSLRQIGQYPYHYFAPDHTNWDTWHYGIALFSRYPVAAATMILSDSLAPRSGRSFLQADVIVHGDTLRIFSVQFTSYMLERSDLRLTGLQQLMNLGSKMKATFRRRASQVEQLKALIAASPYPVIVAGDFNDTPASYSYRVAAAGLQDAFLATGTGWGRTLSYLSPTLRIDYILPDRHFSIKGCRVPEMPQSEHFPVISRLSLKKH